The genomic window GTTGCCGCGAGCCGCCCACCAGTACAGGCTCGGGGCCCCGTGGTCGAAGGCCCACCGAGCGGCGAGCCGAAGCGCCCCGGACATCGCCCCACGGCCGCGAGCAGCCGGGTGGAGGACGAACCCGGTCTGCCAGGCCTCGCCCTTCGCCCTCGGCCGCAGGTCGATGATCCCGGCGAAGGGGTACCCCGGTGCCCCGTCCCGGGGGAGCAGCTCGATGGCCCAGTGCAAGGTCCCGTCCGGGTCCGACCAGCCCGACGCGTGCGCGGCGAGGAACTCGCGGGCGCTGCCGAGGTCGTAGGGCTGGGGAACGCTCGTCCACTCGACGGTGTCGGGGTCGTTGGACTGCTCGACGAGGGCCGGCAGATCCTCCTCGCTCATCGCTCGCAGCCGCACCGGCCCGTCGGTGAGCACCGGAACCACCTCGGGGAAGGAGCCGGTGGGAACCCCGTGCTGCGGGTCATCGTTCATGGCGGTCAGAGTGCCCGCTCGGTTGTGGGTCCGCAAACCATTAACCTGTAGGGCAGACTGCTTCGGGCCGTGGCGTTCTGCCGTGCCCGGATCGACCATGTCAGGAGATCAGTTCGTGAAGATCGTCGAGCGCATCCTTCGCGCCGGAGAGGGCCGCACCGTCAAGCGGCTGGAGGGCATCGCCGCCCAGGTGAACGCGATCGAGGAGGACTTCCAGAAGCTCTCCGACGCCGAGCTGCGGGCCGAGACCGACAGTTTCCGGGAGCGGCTCGACGGTGGCGAGACCCTTGACGACATCCTGCCGGAGGCCTTTGCGGCCGTGCGCGAGGCCGCCGGCCGGACGATCGGCAAGCGGCACTTCGACGTGCAGATCATGGGCGGCGCCGCCCTGCACATGGGCAATGTCGCCGAGATGCGCACCGGTGAGGGCAAGACCCTCGTCGCGACCCTGCCGTCCTACCTCAACGCCCTCGCGGGCAAGGGCGTGCACATCATCACGGTCAACGACTACCTGGCGGAGTACCAGGCCGAGCTGATGGGCCGCGTCCACCGTGCCCTCGGTCTCGAGACCGGGGTCATCCTCTCGTCGATGACCCCGGCCCAGCGTCGGGCGGAGTACGCCAAGGACATCACCTACGGCACCAACAACGAGTTCGGCTTCGACTACCTGCGCGACAACATGGCGTGGAACACCGACGAGCTCGTCCAGCGCGGACACAACTTCGCCATCGTCGACGAGGTCGACTCGATCCTCATCGACGAGGCCCGCACCCCGTTGATCATCTCCGGCCCCGCCGACCAGCCGACCAAGTGGTATGTCGAGTTCGCCAAGATGGTCAAGAAGCTCGAGCGCGGCCATGGCGCCGACCTCATGCGCGGCATCGAGGCCGAGGGGGACTACGAGGTCGACGAGAAGAAGCGCACCGTCGGCATCCTCGAGCCGGGTATCGAGAAGATCGAGGACCTGCTCGGCATCGACAACCTCTACGAGAGCGTCAACACGCCGCTCATCGGCTACCTGAACAACGCCATCAAGGCCAAGGAGCTCTTCACCCGCGACAAGGACTACGTCGTCATGGACGGCGAGGTCCTCATCGTTGATGAGCACACCGGCCGCATGCTCGCGGGCCGTCGCTACAACGAGGGCATGCACCAGGCCATCGAGGCCAAGGAGGGGGTGGAGATCAAGAACGAGAACCAGACGCTCGCCACGATCACCCTCCAGAACTACTTCCGCATGTACGAGACCCTCTCGGGCATGACCGGTACCGCGCAGACCGAGGCCGGGGAGCTCAACTCCATCTACGGCCTCGGGGTCGTGCCGATCCGCACCAACAAGCCGATGATCCGCGAGGACCAGGCCGACCTCGTCTATCGCACCGAGACGGCTAAGTTCAGTGCCGTCGTCGACGACATCGCCGAGCGCCACGGGAGCGGTCAGCCCGTCCTCGTCGGGACGACGAGTGTGGACAAGAGCGAGCTGCTCTCCCAGATGCTGCGCAAGCGGGGGATCAAGCACGAGGTCCTCAACGCCAAGCACCACGAGCGGGAGGCCTCGATCGTCGCCGACGCCGGCCGCAAGGGCGCCGTCACCGTCGCGACGAACATGGCCGGTCGCGGTACCGACATCATGCTCGGTGGCAACCCGGAGTTCCGCGCAGTGGCCGAGCTGCGCCAGCGCGGCCTCGACCCGGAGGAGACGCCAGAGGAGTACGAGGCGGTGTGGGACGAGACGTTCGCCGAGGCCGAGAAGGCCGTCCAGGCCGAGCACGACCAGGTCACCGAGGCCGGTGGCCTGTACGTGCTCGGGACCGAGCGCCACGAGTCGCGGCGGATCGACAATCAGCTGCGCGGTCGCTCCGGTCGCCAGGGTGACCCCGGCGAGTCACGGTTCTACCTCTCGCTGGAGGACAACCTCATGCGCCTGTTCAACGCCGGCTTCGTCGACCGGGTGATGACCACTGCCAAGATCGACGACGAGACGCCGATCGCCGGCAGGATGCTCACGAAGTCGATCGAAGGCGCCCAGAGTCAGCTCGAGGGCCAGAACTACGAGATGCGCAAGAACGTCCTCAAGTACGACGACGTGCTCAACCGGCAGCGCACCGTCGTCTACCAGGAGCGTCGTCGGGTCCTGAAGGGTGAGGACCTTCAGGAGCAGATCCGTCACTTCATGACCGACGTCGTCGGCGGGTACGCCGACGCCGAGACCAACACGGGCTTCTCCGAGGACTGGGATCTCGACCGCCTCTTCACCGCCCTGCGCGCGATCTACCCCGTGGGACTGGACAAGGAGGCCCTGCTCGAGGCGTCCGGTGGCCTGTCGAAGCTGAGCGCGGCGAACCTGCGCGAGGAGATCGTCACCGACATCCACGAGTCCTACGACCGTCGTGAGGCCGAGCTGGGCGAGCCGGTCACCCGAGAGCTCGAGCGTCGAGTCGTCCTCTCGGTCCTGGACCGCAAGTGGCGCGAGCACCTCTACGAGATGGACTACCTGAAGGAGGGCATCGGTCTGCGGTCGATGGCCCAGCGCGATCCGCTCGTGGAGTACCAGCGCGAGGGCTTCCAACTCTTCGAGGCGATGAACGACGCCATCAAGGAGGAGTCGGTCGGCTACCTCTTCAACACCGAGGTCGAGGTGCCCACGGTCCCCGAGTCGACCACGCAGCCCAAGACCGTCGACGATCTGCTGGGTGGTGGCGGGCAGCGCCCGGCCATCTCGGCCAAGGGCCTGGAGGACGAGCACCGCGGCAACCAGCACCTGCACTACTCGTCACCGTCCGAGGACGGCGGTGTGGAGGAGCGCGAGGAAGGGGGCTCCTCCACTGCCGGCACCTCGCGTGCCCAGCGACGCGCTGCGGCGAAGAAGGCGAAGAAGGCAGCCAAGCAGTAGAACCGCCGCCCCCCTGCGGGCACACCACTGAGGGTCACCGGGGTAGCCCGGTGGCCCTCAGCCGACCTGCAGGGCCTCGACGACCCACCTCCCGTCGCGGCCGACGAGACGCAGCGCCAATGCGCGCACCCGCTCTCCGTCGACGAGGACGACCGATGCCTCCACGACGTCGTCGGCGGGTTCGCAGACGAGCACCCGCGTGACCCGGGTGCGGTGCGCGGGGCGTGGCCCTCGTGCTCGGGTGGCTCGCCGTGCGGTCCGGGAGCCGCGTCTGGCCACGATGGCGTAGACCTCGGGGGTCGACCACCGCATCACCTGGCTCGGTGGTCGGATGCCGTGCATCACCTCGACCAGGGCTTGGGCGATGTGCGCCGCCCACTCCCGGGGATCAGGGAGGTCGCACGCCCGGGTCGGCTGCGGACCGAAGAGCTGCTCGTCGCTGGCCGCGGCGAAGTCGACCGCCAATGAATCCTGCACGTAGGACGGTGAGGTCGTCACAGCCAGCGCCCGCTCCGCCCGCCCCTGCGCGTGCGTCGGCAGTGGGATCCCTGCCGGCGCGTGGCGTGGTGACGGCAGGACGTGCAGTGGCTGCAGAGCGGTCATGGTCTTCCCCTCGATCGGTGTGGCGTCAGGTGGTCAGGTTGCGGGTGGGGGAGTGAGCTGCGTCCCGGGCCGCAGGGAGTGCGGGTCCTCGCCGATGGCCGTGCGGTTGGCCTTGTGCCACCGGGGCCAGGCCCGGGCGATCTCCAGGTCCGTCGCGGCGGGCCCGAGGCGGGTGGCGACGATGGACCACAGGGTGTCGCCGCGCCGGACGACGACGGACTGCTCCTCGGTGATGGAGCGGTGTGCGCCGGTCAGCAGGTGCGGATCGGTGCGGTGACGGGCCGGGGGGCGGCTGGGGACCCACCCGGGGCCCGAGACGTGGTTGACAGCGGGTGGCCAGCCCGGTGCCGGCACTGCGGACGTGTGCTCTTCGCCCGGGTCAGCGGTCGGCGCGAAGTCGGGGGCCGGCAGGGGGCCCGGCGTCGGTGTCTCGCTCACCTGCACGGCTGCCACGGCGGTTCCCGGCGCGATGGTGGCACCGACCGAGGCGCCCAGGGCGAGCGCAGCCCAGCGCTGGACGAGCGCCGGGGTCACCTGGTCACGCAAGCGACGGGCCACGTCGCCGACGGCGCCCGGGAGCTCGGCGGCCAAGGTCAGGGCGAGGCAGAGAGTGAGCCATCCCGCGATGAGTGCCGCGCCGGTGGCGGCCAACCCTGTGACGGCGGCGGCAGGGTCGCCGGCCCGGGATGAGCCACTCACCAGCAGGCGGGCGGCGTTGTGGGACAAGACTGTCGTCAGGACGGCGCCGCCGGGCAGACAGGCCACCGCCAGAGCTGTGCGTGAACGTGTCATGTTCCATCCCCCTGACGTCGTCAGCATCACCTGAGTGGCAGATGATGAGGTTTGATGTCGTTTGCAGTTGTTTAATAGCAAACCATGGCGTCCGCTGATGCGCAACAGGGTGACCGGCCGATACATTGGGGCGGTGCGTTGGGACCGACTCTTCGAGGACCTCGAGGCCCGGGTGGCTGCCCAGTCCCGGCTCGAGCTGGATGCCGAGGTGGCCGAGCGAACTCGCTTGGAGCGCGCCCGGATCACCGTGGGTGAACGCATCGCGGGTGCAGTGGGTGCCGGTGTCACGCTGCGGCTGCGGGGCGCCGCCGTCGTACGGGGGCGGGTCGAGGACTCGGGTGACGGCTGGGTGCTCCTCGTCGAGGACGGCGGACGTCAGCTGCTCGTACCCGTGGCAGCGGTGCTGGGCATCTCCGGGCTGGGGCGTGCCCGTGATGACACCCGTGCTCGGCGGTTCGGTCTCGGTTCGGCGGTGCGGGGCGTCAGCCGGGACCGCCGTGCAGTGGTCGTGCGTGACGTGGACGGGGGTGCCGTGCACGGCACGATCGATGCAGTCGGCGCCGATGCCTTCGACGTCGCCGAGCACCCGCTGGACTCACCGCGACGACCGGAGAACGTCCGTGGCGAACGGGTCATCCCCTTCGCCGCGGTGGCGATGATCGCCTCGACCTGACAGCGGCCCTAGCTGCGGCCGGTGTCCTTGCTCACGAACTCACGGGTCTGCGCGTACATCCGCTCGATGTAGGCGTCGAGCTCGTCGACCTCGACCCGCCACTGGCCGCGCCCTCCGACCTTGATCGCCGGGAGCTCCCCGCTGCGCACCAGGGCATAGGCCTGGGCGGCGGAGACGCCGAGCACCTCGGAGACCTCGGTCAGCGGAATGAACTTGCGGGCCATGCGCTCAGTCTGCCACCGGCGGTGACCTCGGCGTCCACACCGGCACGCTCCTGTGGACAGTCGACCGGCAGACCGGCCGCCGACCGTGCATGATGTTGCGGCAGGCTCGACCCCGACCCGAAGGACTCACGTGAGCGCCCTGCCCACCCGCACCGCCCGTCGCCTGGTCAAACCCTCGTGGAAGGACGCCCGGCTCATCGTCGGAGTCCTTCTCGTGCTGCTGGCCGTCGTCATCGGTTCCGCCGCCTTCAGCGCGGCGGACGACCGGGTCGGCATGTGGGCTGCCAAGCACACCCTCACTCCCGGTCATGCGGTGACCGAGGAGGACTTCGTGCGCGTGGACGTCCAGCTCGGGGACTCGGCCCCGGACTACCTCCGGGTCGACGACCGACTGCCCAACGGGGCGATCATGGACCGGCTGCTGGAGCCCGGCGAGCTCGTCCCCGAGGCAGCCGTGGTCGACCCGACGGACAGGCGGGTCCGAGAGGTCCCGGTACGGGTCGACCCGATCTACCTGAGCAACCTCGCGGTCGGCTCCCGGGTGACCGTCTACGTCCCGGAGGCGGCGAAGGGGGAGAGCGCGTCGGACGAGCCGGTCACCTACGCCCCGCTGGTCGAGCGGGCCACCGTCTCATCCCTGCCGGAGTCGTCGCGCGGTGTCCTGGGCGCCGGGGCCGGGTCGGCCGCGGTGATCGTCGTGCCGGAGGGGCGGGTGGCCGACATCCTCTCCTACGACCAGAAGGACACCCCGGTGAAGCTGGTGCTGGAGTCCAGCAGCGAGCGGAGGGACGACACGTGAGTGCGACGGTCCTGACGGCGCTCGGTCCCGACTGGGAGGGGCGCATGGTCGAGATCGTCGATCGGCTCCCTGGCGTGGTGGTGGGCAGACGCTGCGCCGACCTGGCCGACCTGCTGGCGGCCGCCTCCGCCGGTCGCGGCGACGTCGCCCTCGTCTCCGGCGAGCTGCGCGGACTGGACCGAGATGCCCTCAGCCACCTGACCGACCACGGGGTGCGGGTCGTGGGTGCGAGCCGGGAGGGGGCCGAGGACCAGGAGCGTCAACTGCGCCAACTGGGGATCCCGCAGCACATCCACCTCGGTACCCCCCGGGAGGAACTCGTGGAGGCGTTGACGTCCGCGGACGTCACCATGGCCGCGATCGCCGGACTCGCGCTCGACCTCGACGAGTCGGCCGCCGGGGAGGGCCCCCCTTCGCCCATCGACGAGGAGGCCGAGGACGAGCAGACCCCCCGCCCGCGCGACGACGCTCCCGGGACCGTCGTCGCCGTGTGGGGCCCGACGGGGGGCCCCGGACGCAGCACGCTTGCGGTCAACCTCGCCAGCGAGGTGGCCGCGAGCGGGACACCCGCCCTGCTCGTCGACCTGGACACCTACGGTGCCTCGGTGGCGCAGCTGCTCAGCGTG from Janibacter cremeus includes these protein-coding regions:
- a CDS encoding helix-turn-helix domain-containing protein yields the protein MARKFIPLTEVSEVLGVSAAQAYALVRSGELPAIKVGGRGQWRVEVDELDAYIERMYAQTREFVSKDTGRS
- a CDS encoding Rv3235 family protein → MTALQPLHVLPSPRHAPAGIPLPTHAQGRAERALAVTTSPSYVQDSLAVDFAAASDEQLFGPQPTRACDLPDPREWAAHIAQALVEVMHGIRPPSQVMRWSTPEVYAIVARRGSRTARRATRARGPRPAHRTRVTRVLVCEPADDVVEASVVLVDGERVRALALRLVGRDGRWVVEALQVG
- a CDS encoding LysM peptidoglycan-binding domain-containing protein, with the translated sequence MTRSRTALAVACLPGGAVLTTVLSHNAARLLVSGSSRAGDPAAAVTGLAATGAALIAGWLTLCLALTLAAELPGAVGDVARRLRDQVTPALVQRWAALALGASVGATIAPGTAVAAVQVSETPTPGPLPAPDFAPTADPGEEHTSAVPAPGWPPAVNHVSGPGWVPSRPPARHRTDPHLLTGAHRSITEEQSVVVRRGDTLWSIVATRLGPAATDLEIARAWPRWHKANRTAIGEDPHSLRPGTQLTPPPAT
- the secA gene encoding preprotein translocase subunit SecA yields the protein MSGDQFVKIVERILRAGEGRTVKRLEGIAAQVNAIEEDFQKLSDAELRAETDSFRERLDGGETLDDILPEAFAAVREAAGRTIGKRHFDVQIMGGAALHMGNVAEMRTGEGKTLVATLPSYLNALAGKGVHIITVNDYLAEYQAELMGRVHRALGLETGVILSSMTPAQRRAEYAKDITYGTNNEFGFDYLRDNMAWNTDELVQRGHNFAIVDEVDSILIDEARTPLIISGPADQPTKWYVEFAKMVKKLERGHGADLMRGIEAEGDYEVDEKKRTVGILEPGIEKIEDLLGIDNLYESVNTPLIGYLNNAIKAKELFTRDKDYVVMDGEVLIVDEHTGRMLAGRRYNEGMHQAIEAKEGVEIKNENQTLATITLQNYFRMYETLSGMTGTAQTEAGELNSIYGLGVVPIRTNKPMIREDQADLVYRTETAKFSAVVDDIAERHGSGQPVLVGTTSVDKSELLSQMLRKRGIKHEVLNAKHHEREASIVADAGRKGAVTVATNMAGRGTDIMLGGNPEFRAVAELRQRGLDPEETPEEYEAVWDETFAEAEKAVQAEHDQVTEAGGLYVLGTERHESRRIDNQLRGRSGRQGDPGESRFYLSLEDNLMRLFNAGFVDRVMTTAKIDDETPIAGRMLTKSIEGAQSQLEGQNYEMRKNVLKYDDVLNRQRTVVYQERRRVLKGEDLQEQIRHFMTDVVGGYADAETNTGFSEDWDLDRLFTALRAIYPVGLDKEALLEASGGLSKLSAANLREEIVTDIHESYDRREAELGEPVTRELERRVVLSVLDRKWREHLYEMDYLKEGIGLRSMAQRDPLVEYQREGFQLFEAMNDAIKEESVGYLFNTEVEVPTVPESTTQPKTVDDLLGGGGQRPAISAKGLEDEHRGNQHLHYSSPSEDGGVEEREEGGSSTAGTSRAQRRAAAKKAKKAAKQ